A region of the Scomber scombrus chromosome 17, fScoSco1.1, whole genome shotgun sequence genome:
tttcttctttgtgcCTCATTTTCAGACCTTTATCTGGAAGAACTGAGTGACGTCGTTGTGGCTACAGATATTGAGTGCCAGACTGATGCTTTCCTGGACAGACCAGCAACTCCACTATTCATACCTGCTAAATCTGGCAAAGATGTTCAAACACAAATAGAGGAAGGGGAGGTAAGTGCCCCAAAAGGTAGTTCAGGCCACACTTTATACACTAAAAAGCCTAAATATTGCTCTAATTACGTTGCAAGATGAcagataatattaaaatgtatgttgtcATACAGGTTTGatcaacatttattaaatggtTTTCCAAATGCATCATGTAACCTAACTCTCTACAATTGTCCTCTGCAGTTGTTTGACTTTGACATGGAGGTGCAGCCAGTGTTGGAGGTCCTGGTGGGTAAGACGATTGAGCAGTCGCTgctggaagtgatggaggaggaggagctggccAGTCTGAGGGCCCAGCAGAGGGCCTTCGAGGAGCTCCGAAACGCTGAGCTGGCGGAGGTGCAGCGGCTACAGGAGCAAGAGAGGCGCCACAGTGAGGAAAAGGTATGTAGCTTGAAGAAAAGCTGAGACTTTAAGTGGTGATGCCATTAAAACATCAGGCTTGGAAAAGATTCAGCAGTCAGGCCTTGAAAATCTAGCATGATAACGAGACTGAAAAGCCACTTCCTTTCACCTCTTTATTCATTCAAGATGTGAGCAGCGATTCTGAGGTCAGGAACCAGGCTGCTGAAAACCTATTTTCTTAATCagatttatattatattcaatgGGGGCCCTGGGTGGTCACACTGTTATCTGACAATGTTAAAGCAGCCATTGTTATTATTTAAGGGAGAAGCCTGCATTCACACGTTTTCTCTGTAGGGCTGCGTTATAGAAAGGCTACCATTCTAATTTAACAGCATGCTGTATGCTTATGTTTCCATGGATACACAACCATCAGTGAAATCAGATAATTTGTGATGTTAAACTAAGTgcctttttaataattttttctaacaaacatttatgttctagaaaatgctttttttctctgtgctttcaTTATCAGTGAAGTTGTATATCAGTATGGCATCAGCTTTAGTCCGCAGGTCAcatgattatatatatttcttagAAATAACTTTAACAAGAGATTATCAGTTTTTGAAAATCTGCCTCTGTCTGTGTTGCTGAGCAcatattttgtctttgtgcTTTTTGACTACAGGAGCGTAGAACTGCCCAACAGAAAGAGGtgctgaagaaagaaaaagagactgCAGAGAAAATAGCTGCCCGGGCGTACACGCAGAAGTACTTGGCTGAACTTCTTCCAGCAGTCTTTACCTCACTTAGGAGCCACGGCTACTTTTATGACCCTGTGGAGAAAGGTCTGTATTGCTTTACTGTGAATTCACTCAAACTCAGCTCCCCTTTTTCGACACATGAGGGCATTGCTGCACTCTGCTGCACGTGGTGACATTTCCTATTCATAAGATATAAGAGAATATAAAAGTCCATTGATACTTTGTGCATGAATGTTTTGACGAGTGTTTAATCTGATGTGACATATGTGGTTCTAATTTCCAGATATTGAGACTAATTTCTTTCCTTGGCTGATGTCTGAGGTTAACAACAGTTTGGAGAAGAGATTCACAGCAAGACAGCTGCTGGACAGTAAgattttcaatatatatatatctttttaaagtgactttagtgtacatttaaacacaaaagaaagtgaagaaaagcCTTATATTATGTGAATAAAAactttttgaaaaaattgtgtgAAGGCAGAATTTCCAGGTGTGGGTCAACATTAATATAATGTTGTAATCAACATGTTCTAGAGGCTCAAGcagctaaaacacatttcacaaaccCTCAGGTCAGGTCATCAGGTCATAGATGTTGTTGGAGGGCCatctagtgttttttttaaagaattgcTTAGGTCACATATGTCAAACACATTGTAGACACTAAAATAtactcactgtctgtctgtttcagCCATTGTCTACCATGTTGTGCAGAACAGGCTGGAGCTCTTCAAAGACCAGCAGTCTTAGCCGACCACATCTGATGTGTGGAAAGATCCTGTAGCATTGATTCATTGTGACAGGTTCAAgggcatgaaaataaaaaatattttaaaaaagaaatgttttttttttttttttttttacagattctTCCACAACATAATACTAGTGCTTGATAGTTTATTATCTTTATGGAGCATCATTCAGGGATAATCTTTGCAATTACAGTAACACTTCAAAGtatgtcaataataataatttgatcacaatacagcttttgtttttacacacatttgtgcTTATTCTtgtatattacatattatattattattcatgtattttacatattaaattacattacaagATTTCATTGAGTTTGAAGTTTCATTCTTGGTGTTATAAAACACATGATTTCAATAAGAAGGGGGCTTCAGTTGTGGTTTAGTGGAGAGGGCAGTAACATAAAACTATATGAAGAATATGAGGAGTCAGTTTGTTCAGTTTCAGAAGACATAATGCACACactcgcgcacacacacacactcgcacacacaaaacaaaatcaaccaAATGGCAGCCCTCTCCTACAGACCTTCCAGTATGCAGTAACTTCGTCACTACTTTTCTGACATTAACCTGGCATAGAAAAGAGATAATGACTAAATCAGCTCACAACACACAAATACCTTGCCTTGAGGCCCAGAGGCACAGCTTCTCTGGCCTTACATACCCCAAGATaaactgtgattggctgaagtTCCTCAGATTCACTATTAATCAAAGGTGATTCACTATGAGAGGGTTGTCTGGGTCCAGATGTTTGAATCTGCCTGCTCCACAGAGTTGAGTTGACTGATTCTGTTTATTCTGGAAATGCAGCGTAATGAGTTGATAATTCTGTCTGATATCAGgcaaaagggagggaggaggaggaactgCAATACAGCTGAGGCCCACAGAGCCCGAGGAGTCacattattaacacattttaacagttaCACATGAGGGAATGCAGTATAAGCAGATATTTtatagctagtttagtccagtcaTAATATGAGATGTGGCAATGTTAGATGTTCTGAACTATTCTTCGTTGACTAAATGTCTAGCAATGATAGCAGCGCCAAGTTACAATGTGGAAAATCCAATAAAACtggtataaaaatacaatattctGTAAACAATTTGCCAAATCATTAACCTTAAACCTTGCTGCTAAAGGAAGATCTGACGTTCAGAAACACTAAACTTTGCCTGTTCTTTAATGTTATATGTGAAAGATTTAAAGAGACTTTGTTTTCTGAAGTCTTTATCATCCGCCTCATTTTAATGGTCGCCAGTGAAAacagtctttttctttcaggCATGCACCACTTGCCACTTATCACAAGTAAGTTCCTGCCTTGCTACCAGGCTTTCAAAACACCAACCCACTGCATtgtattaacaaaaaaaagagtgcaTTCGGTATCAGTCACAGAGCAGGTGTGCAGCTGGTTACAAGAACATTTTTAGAGTGCCTTCCTGTGACTTTATCTATTTGCATTTGGCTTTACTCTGCTAACAGTTCAACAGGCAAATTGAAGAATGTTTTGCATTGCTCAAACAGAGCACCGTACcataaaaaagttatttaagaTGGgttatgtgttgttttcattctactgtatttattaatattttgttctttatccttcttttgatattttagtttggttttctttgttAATTCAAGTTCAAAATAACCACCTGATTTACTTAAAACTACTACAACTAAAAACAGATGTTACTTTTAATACATAGGCTCAAACACTGCTGGAATCTTAAGGATTAAGTGATGTTAGTGAAGACTGATGAAGCATATGAGTCAGAAAGTAGTCCAAGGTGCATGGCAGCACATCCACATCAC
Encoded here:
- the rsph3 gene encoding radial spoke head protein 3 homolog: MASVSHSQRDPNGAYTFSSRPRPVENRSKYREPPTEQAQGHYGNIMYDRRVVRGNTYAQHIIPTTSQPDPAETHRQQEIRRRAMARKRAIEQFKPRTPEALQGRKHIDVQTDLYLEELSDVVVATDIECQTDAFLDRPATPLFIPAKSGKDVQTQIEEGELFDFDMEVQPVLEVLVGKTIEQSLLEVMEEEELASLRAQQRAFEELRNAELAEVQRLQEQERRHSEEKERRTAQQKEVLKKEKETAEKIAARAYTQKYLAELLPAVFTSLRSHGYFYDPVEKDIETNFFPWLMSEVNNSLEKRFTARQLLDTIVYHVVQNRLELFKDQQS